A segment of the Streptomyces diastaticus subsp. diastaticus genome:
AGGGCGCGGCGTGGTGCGCCATCTCGGGCAGTCCGTAGAGCTGGGCATGGTCCTTGAGGTCCCGTACGAGGGTGTAGTCGGCCGCCATGGCGGTGAGTTCGGCACGGCGTTCGGTCACCTGGTAGGGCAGGTGCGGGATGTAGGTGAGGACTTCGGAGAGGGCGGAGGAGACGGTCTCGGCCGGGTCGAACCCGGCGGCGGCGGCGAAGGCGAGGGTGCCGGGGCCGCCGTCGCGGCGGACGGCGAGGGCGGTGACGACGGGGACGGGCGGGCCCATCCGGGTGTCGTAGGCGTGGATGTCGTAGCCGTGCAGGGCGGCCCGGTCGGTCATGGCGCGGACCTCGGGGTCGGCGACGGTGGCCAGGTCGATCTCGGTGAGCCGGGCGCGGCCGTACCAGGCGAGCAGGAAGGCGTCCCGCTCGACGCGTTCGAGAAGGCCGAAAAGGATCGCCTCGGCGAGGCCGGAGCCGGTGGCGCAGCCGTTGGAGCACTCGAAGACGAAGTTGTCGGCCTCGACCCCCGCGCTGTAGTGCGCGAGCCGCGCCGGGACGAGGACGGGCCTCTCGTCGCGCAGTGAGTGCCCCCAGACCCAGGGGATCTCGCGGTCCGGGTCGAAGGGGCTGACCAGCGGATCGTTCGCGTACGTCTCGGGGGCGTACAGCCCGCAGGTGCGCGGGTCGAGGGCGTCGGCGGCCAGCTCGTGGTAGCTGCCGAGGACGGGGGTGGTGCCGCGTCGGCGGTGGGTGCCCGCGTACCGCTCCAGCCCTTCCAGGAAGGCGAGGCGGCGGCTGGTGGCGGTGCGGTTGGCCTGGCCGGACCAGGTGACGTCGGTGAGCCCGGCGTAGCCGCGCACGAAGTGGGTGCCGGCCACGGGGGCGGTGGTGGTGGAGGCGGGGTTGATCCAGGTGTCGGAACCGAGGGCGCCGCAGACCGGGTTGGCGAGGGCGGCGACGGGCAGGGCGTACGCGCCGAGGGGACGTACGCGGTAGGTGCCCGGGTCGGGCTTGGGCGCCGGTTCGAGGGCGAGGCGGGCGGCCGGGGCGGTGTCGGGGCGCGGGGTGACGCAGGCCGGGCAGAGCGGGTCGGGCAGCAGCGGGAAGGTGGCGGTGGCGAGGGTGACGAGGTCGGTGCGGGTCACCCGGGGCAGGGCCCTGTCGGCGGGCTCCTCGGCGGCGGGGGCGGCGCGTCCCGGCCGGTGCACGGCCCGGTAGGCGGCCCAGACGGCGTCGGTGGCCCAGTCGGTGACGACCGGCCAGCCGGTGGCGCCGTGCGGCACGTGGCGGCGCTCCAGCGCCTCCCGCTCGGTGCGGCCCCGCAGCCGCTGCCACCGCATCCCCAGGCACTGCCCGCAGGCCCCGGCGGACTCGGGGCGGGCCCCGTCCGGCAGCCACGGACCGGTGAGGACGGCGCGCGAGGTGAGGTGGACGGTGGCAGCCGGGCGCTCGGCGGCGTACGGGTCGGGGGCGCCGGTGCCGAGGGTGTCGGCGGCGCCGAGCGGGACGACCGACGGGGCCGGGAGCAGGGCGCGTTCGGCCGCGGGCAGGGCGGCGTGGCGGGCGGTCAGCGCCGCCTGGAGCCGGTCGCGGGCGGCGTCCAGCGGGCGGGGGGCGGCGGGCGGTGCGGGGGCGGACGCGGTGGCGGTGGGCACGGGGGTGGCGGGCATGACGGGCTCCTGACGGGCCGGGGCGGGGAGGAACACGGGGCCGGGGCGGGGCGCGTGCGCTCCCCGCCCGGACCGGGAGGGCCGGTGCCTACTTCCGCTGGTCAGGTGCGGTCGGACCAGCGGAAGGTCTTGAGGGCGACGGCGGTGAAGACGACGGCGAACCCGGCGAGGACGCCGCAGGAGACCAGGATGTCGCCGGTGCTGCCGGAGCCGGTGAGGGCGGCGGACACCCCGTCGTTGAGGTAGCGCAGCGGCAGCACACGGGAGATGGCCTGCATCCAGTCGGGCATCGCGTCGAGCGGGAAGAAGGAGCCGGAGAGGAAGGCCATCGGCAGCATCACGCAGTTGGCGACGGCGGCGACCGCCTCCGGGGTGCGGGTGAAGGAGCCGACGATGACGCCGAGGGCGAGGAAGGCGGTGACGCCGACGACCAGCATCAGGAAGGCCCACGGCCACCCTGCGGAGAGTTCCAGGCCGAACGGCGGCAGCATGGCCACGGCGACGAAGAGGACGGCCTGCACGGCGCCGATGCCGAGCGCCAGCACGTACCGGGAGGCCATGACGGCGGAGACGGGCGTGGGGGTCATCCGGATGAGGCGCAGGATGTCGTCACGCCGCCACTGCATGAGGACGAAGCCGACGCCGAAGACGGCGGCGTTGCCCAGGCCCCAGGAGAGGACACCGGGGGCGATGTAGCTGATGTAGGGGCGGCCGGACTGCTCGACCTCCTGGCCGCTGAAGATGAGGCCGAAGACGACGAGGAAGATCAGCGGGAAGGCGAAGGTGAAGAAGAGGGTGGTCTTGTCGCGGGTGTAGGCCCGGTATCCGGCCTGGCTGAGGGCGGCGTAGGCGCTCATGGGGTCTCCGTGGGTGGTGGTGCGGGGTGCGTGTGCGGTGCGCGCGGCGCCTGGTCAGCTCTCGGCGGGGGCCGGGGCGGGGGACGACTCGCCGGTGAGGGTGAGGTAGACGTCCTCCAGGCTGGGGGTGCGGGTCTGCACGCCGTGCAGGCCGCCGCGGGCGTCGACGGCGGCGAGGACCGGGCCGGAGTCCTCCGTCTCCAGGACCGTCATGTCGCCGTCCGCCGTGGCGCGCAGGACGCCGGGCAGGGCGGCGCCCTCCTCCGGGGTCAGCCGGTCGGCGGGAACCAGCAGGCGGGTGGTGGCGCTGCTGGCGGCGATCAGCCGGCCGGGGCTGTCGAGGGCGCGGACGGCGCCGCCGACCAGGATGGCGACCCGGTCGCAGAGGGCTTCGGCCTCGTCCAGGTGGTGCGTGGTGTAGACGATGGTGCGGCCGGCGCCCTTGAGGTCGCGCAGCACCTTCCACAGGTCGCGACGGGCCTGCGGGTCGAGGGCGGCGGTCGGCTCGTCCAGGAAGATCAGCTCGGGGTCGTGGACGAGGGCGGAGGCGATGGCCAGGCGCTGGCGCTGGCCGCCGGAGAGGTCGTCCACCCGGACGTCGCCGTGGTCGGTGAGGCCGACCAGGGCGAGCGCCTGCTCGGCGGCGTCCCGGCCGGCCCGGTAGAGGGCGGCGACGGTGGTGAGGTGTTCGCGGGCGGTGAGGCGGACGAAGAAGGCGCTGGACTGGGTCTGCACGCCGATCCGCGGGAGCAGCGCGGTGTCCCGGGGCCAGGGGTGGCGGCCGAGCACGGTGACGGTCCCGGCGTCGGCCTTGCGCTGGCCCTCCATGATCTCCACGAGGGTGGTCTTGCCCGCGCCGTTGGGCCCGAGCAGCCCGAAGAACTCGCCGCGGCCGACGGTGAGGGTCACCCCGGCGACGGCCTCGGTCGGCCCGTACGTCTTGCGGACACCGTCGAGGACGACGGCGCCGTCGGTGGCCTCGCCCGGGGCTCCGGCGGGGTCGTGGGGCTGGGGGGTCATGTGGTGCTCCTCGATCGGGGTGTGCGGGGTACGTCCGGGGCGCTGAGGTCAGGTCCCGGTCAGCAGGTGGCGGGCGGCGGCCCACAGGGCCAGGCCGGTGCCCGCGAGGACCAGCAGCACGGCCGCCGGGTACGCCAGGTAGGCGCGGCGGGCCGGGGCCGGGTAGGCCCGGGCGGCCGGGTCGCGGCGCAGGGCGAGGCGGAGATAGGTGCGGCTGGCGGTGAACAGGCCGATGGTCCGGGTGAGTTGCCCGGCGATCTGGTACCCGTCGAGCGGCGGCAGCGGGACCAGCATGGCGAGGGCCTGCACGGTGCCGAGGAGGACGAGGGCGGCGCAGGCGTCGCGGGTGGCCTCGTCGGGCGGGGCGAGGAGCCAGAGCGCGCCGAACGGCAGCAGGAAAAGGAGGTTCATGACGGCTCCGGCGACGGCCGTCGCGATTCTCGCCCAACGGGTCGGCAGGTACGGGTAGTTGTCGACTGTGCAGTACATGATGACCATGGGCAGCCGCCACCGCAGGCCGATCTCGGCCACTGTGCCGCCGTAGTGACGGGCCACCACGCCGTGCGCCAGTTCGTGCAGGGCGGTGGAGAGCCAGAGCAGGGTGGCGGCGGCGACCAGGAGCACCGGATTGCCCAGCAGCGCCCGGGTGGCGTCGAGCGCCTCCCCGGCGCGCGCCACGAGCGCGGCCTCCAGGGCGAGGACGAGGAGCAGCAGCGGGACGAGCGCGGCCGGGTGGAGCAGGGGGCGCAGCACCCGGTGGAGCCGGGTGGTGGTGGTGTCCGCGTCGGCGACCAGGCGCAGGGTGCCGCGCCACAGGGTGCGCGGTTCGGCGGACTTCGCCGGGGCGGCGGCCGGGCGGGGAGCGCCGTCGAGGAGGCCGCGGGTGCCGAGCAGGGCGAGGAGCTGGCGCCACTGGGCCTCGCCGAGCCGCTTGCCGTGGGCGGAGGCGTAGGCGGCGCCGAGGTCGTCCAGGGCGCGGGTGCCGTCCATGCGGGCGAGCAGGAACGCCTCCCGCGGGCCGACCTTGAAGGAGTGGCCGGTGCCGGTGTCCTTGACGAGGTGGACGGTGGCCGGGCCGTCGAGGAGGGGCCCGCCGACGAGCACGCCCGCGCGCAGGGCGGGCCGGTAGGAGCCCGGGACGGCCCGTTCGGCGGGCGCGCTCACGCGGCGTCCTCGCGCAGCACCCGGCCGAGGACGTGCGAGAGGTACGCCTCGTCGCGGATGGTGACGTGCAGCCGGTTGTTGGTCATGTGCATGTACGGCGAGAGGAGCAGTGGCAGCGCCACGGCCGGGTCGGTGACCCGCTCGTCGCGGGTGCCGTCCCAGGAGCGGAAGACGAGGTCGCCGTCGGTGGCCAGCTTCTCGGCTCGGGTGCGGAGTTCCGCGCAGTGGTCGGCCCAGCCGGCGAGGAAGCCG
Coding sequences within it:
- a CDS encoding TOMM precursor leader peptide-binding protein — protein: MPATPVPTATASAPAPPAAPRPLDAARDRLQAALTARHAALPAAERALLPAPSVVPLGAADTLGTGAPDPYAAERPAATVHLTSRAVLTGPWLPDGARPESAGACGQCLGMRWQRLRGRTEREALERRHVPHGATGWPVVTDWATDAVWAAYRAVHRPGRAAPAAEEPADRALPRVTRTDLVTLATATFPLLPDPLCPACVTPRPDTAPAARLALEPAPKPDPGTYRVRPLGAYALPVAALANPVCGALGSDTWINPASTTTAPVAGTHFVRGYAGLTDVTWSGQANRTATSRRLAFLEGLERYAGTHRRRGTTPVLGSYHELAADALDPRTCGLYAPETYANDPLVSPFDPDREIPWVWGHSLRDERPVLVPARLAHYSAGVEADNFVFECSNGCATGSGLAEAILFGLLERVERDAFLLAWYGRARLTEIDLATVADPEVRAMTDRAALHGYDIHAYDTRMGPPVPVVTALAVRRDGGPGTLAFAAAAGFDPAETVSSALSEVLTYIPHLPYQVTERRAELTAMAADYTLVRDLKDHAQLYGLPEMAHHAAPFLDPLERLPLADAFADWTAVRPRTGDLRDDLALLTGVLADGGHDVIAVDQTTPEQARAGLSTVATAVPGLLPIDFGWTRQRALTMERLRTGLRTAGRRPDDLPADAVHLAPHPFP
- a CDS encoding ABC transporter permease; the protein is MSAYAALSQAGYRAYTRDKTTLFFTFAFPLIFLVVFGLIFSGQEVEQSGRPYISYIAPGVLSWGLGNAAVFGVGFVLMQWRRDDILRLIRMTPTPVSAVMASRYVLALGIGAVQAVLFVAVAMLPPFGLELSAGWPWAFLMLVVGVTAFLALGVIVGSFTRTPEAVAAVANCVMLPMAFLSGSFFPLDAMPDWMQAISRVLPLRYLNDGVSAALTGSGSTGDILVSCGVLAGFAVVFTAVALKTFRWSDRT
- a CDS encoding ABC transporter ATP-binding protein; this encodes MTPQPHDPAGAPGEATDGAVVLDGVRKTYGPTEAVAGVTLTVGRGEFFGLLGPNGAGKTTLVEIMEGQRKADAGTVTVLGRHPWPRDTALLPRIGVQTQSSAFFVRLTAREHLTTVAALYRAGRDAAEQALALVGLTDHGDVRVDDLSGGQRQRLAIASALVHDPELIFLDEPTAALDPQARRDLWKVLRDLKGAGRTIVYTTHHLDEAEALCDRVAILVGGAVRALDSPGRLIAASSATTRLLVPADRLTPEEGAALPGVLRATADGDMTVLETEDSGPVLAAVDARGGLHGVQTRTPSLEDVYLTLTGESSPAPAPAES
- a CDS encoding metalloprotease, giving the protein MSAPAERAVPGSYRPALRAGVLVGGPLLDGPATVHLVKDTGTGHSFKVGPREAFLLARMDGTRALDDLGAAYASAHGKRLGEAQWRQLLALLGTRGLLDGAPRPAAAPAKSAEPRTLWRGTLRLVADADTTTTRLHRVLRPLLHPAALVPLLLLVLALEAALVARAGEALDATRALLGNPVLLVAAATLLWLSTALHELAHGVVARHYGGTVAEIGLRWRLPMVIMYCTVDNYPYLPTRWARIATAVAGAVMNLLFLLPFGALWLLAPPDEATRDACAALVLLGTVQALAMLVPLPPLDGYQIAGQLTRTIGLFTASRTYLRLALRRDPAARAYPAPARRAYLAYPAAVLLVLAGTGLALWAAARHLLTGT